From a single Pseudomonas sp. A34-9 genomic region:
- the tcdA gene encoding tRNA cyclic N6-threonylcarbamoyladenosine(37) synthase TcdA — translation MVMSTEDPRFAGIARLYGIEGLARLRAAHVAIVGVGGVGSWAAEAMARCGVGEISLFDLDDVCVSNANRQLHALDSTVGKPKVEVMAERLRGINPDCTVHAVADFVTRETMAEYITPNIDCVIDCIDAVNAKAALIAWCKRRKIQIITTGGAGGQIDPTLIQVCDLNRTFNDPLASKVRSTLRRDYGFSRTVTRHYSVPCVFSTEQLRYPKPDGSICLQKSFVGDGVKLDCAGGFGAVMMVTATFGMVAATKAVDKIVAGVRRPADRVKPQA, via the coding sequence ATGGTCATGAGTACAGAAGATCCGCGGTTTGCAGGCATCGCCCGTTTGTATGGCATCGAAGGTCTGGCGCGTTTGCGCGCGGCCCATGTGGCGATCGTCGGCGTCGGTGGCGTCGGTTCCTGGGCGGCGGAAGCCATGGCCCGTTGTGGCGTCGGCGAGATTTCGCTGTTCGACCTCGATGACGTCTGCGTCAGCAACGCCAATCGGCAGTTGCACGCGCTGGACAGCACCGTCGGCAAACCCAAGGTCGAGGTCATGGCCGAGCGCCTGCGCGGGATCAACCCGGATTGCACCGTGCACGCGGTGGCGGACTTCGTCACCCGCGAGACCATGGCCGAATACATCACGCCGAACATCGACTGCGTGATCGACTGCATCGACGCGGTCAACGCCAAGGCTGCGCTGATCGCCTGGTGCAAGCGCCGCAAGATTCAGATCATCACCACCGGTGGTGCGGGCGGGCAGATCGATCCAACGCTGATTCAGGTGTGCGATCTCAACCGTACGTTCAACGACCCGTTGGCCTCGAAAGTGCGCTCGACGTTGCGTCGTGACTACGGCTTCTCGCGCACCGTGACCCGCCATTACAGCGTGCCCTGTGTGTTTTCCACGGAACAGCTGCGTTATCCGAAACCCGATGGCAGCATTTGTTTGCAGAAGAGTTTTGTCGGCGACGGCGTGAAGCTGGACTGCGCCGGCGGGTTTGGTGCGGTGATGATGGTCACGGCGACGTTCGGCATGGTCGCGGCGACTAAGGCTGTGGACAAGATTGTCGCGGGTGTTCGGCGCCCGGCGGATCGGGTCAAACCTCAGGCCTGA
- a CDS encoding cysteine desulfurase codes for MMIPSPWRADFPAIAALQRQDQTYLDNAATTQKPQALLAALTHYYANGAANVHRAQHLPGAHATQAFEDSRLKVAQWLNAGDSGRIIFTHGATSALNLLAYGLEHLFHPGDEIVISALEHHANLLPWQQLAQRRSLKLVILPLDADGLIDLAAAVHLIGPRTRLLAVSQLSNVLGSWQPLPALLGMAKAQNALTVVDGAQGVVHGRHDVQALGCDFYVFSSHKLYGPDGLGVLFGRNAALEQLKPWQFGGEMVLEANYHDSRFRPAPLGFEAGTPPIASVIGLGATLDYLAGLDQDAVSAHEAALHDYLLRGLAARNGIRLLGKPQLALASFVVEGVHNADLAHLLTEQGIAVRAGHHCAMPLLKSLELAGAIRVSLALYNDSEDLERFFEALDQALELLR; via the coding sequence ATGATGATTCCCTCCCCCTGGCGCGCCGATTTCCCGGCCATCGCCGCGCTGCAACGGCAAGACCAGACCTATCTGGACAACGCCGCCACCACGCAAAAACCCCAAGCCCTGCTCGCCGCACTGACGCATTACTACGCCAACGGCGCGGCCAATGTGCATCGTGCGCAACACCTGCCCGGTGCCCATGCCACGCAGGCGTTCGAAGACAGTCGACTCAAGGTCGCGCAGTGGCTGAATGCCGGTGACAGCGGGCGGATCATCTTCACCCACGGCGCCACCAGTGCGCTGAACCTCCTGGCCTATGGCCTGGAACATCTTTTCCACCCGGGCGATGAGATTGTCATCAGCGCCCTGGAGCATCACGCCAACCTGCTGCCGTGGCAGCAACTGGCGCAACGGCGCAGTCTCAAACTGGTGATCCTGCCGCTGGACGCCGACGGCTTGATCGACCTCGCTGCCGCTGTGCATTTGATCGGCCCGCGCACGCGGTTGCTGGCGGTCAGTCAGCTTTCCAACGTACTCGGTTCGTGGCAACCGTTGCCAGCGTTGCTGGGCATGGCCAAGGCGCAGAACGCGCTGACCGTGGTCGATGGCGCGCAAGGTGTGGTGCACGGTCGCCACGACGTGCAGGCGCTGGGTTGCGACTTTTATGTGTTTTCCAGCCACAAGCTCTATGGCCCCGATGGCCTTGGCGTGCTGTTCGGGCGCAATGCAGCACTTGAGCAGCTGAAGCCCTGGCAGTTCGGCGGCGAAATGGTCCTGGAAGCCAACTATCACGACTCGCGTTTCCGCCCTGCGCCACTGGGTTTTGAAGCGGGTACGCCGCCGATTGCCAGTGTGATCGGCCTTGGCGCGACGCTCGATTATCTGGCCGGGCTGGATCAGGACGCGGTGTCTGCCCACGAAGCGGCGCTGCATGACTATCTGCTGCGAGGCCTCGCCGCTCGTAACGGCATTCGTCTGCTCGGCAAGCCGCAACTGGCGCTGGCGAGTTTTGTCGTCGAGGGCGTGCACAACGCCGATTTGGCGCACTTGCTGACAGAACAAGGGATCGCCGTGCGCGCCGGGCATCATTGCGCGATGCCGCTGCTGAAAAGCCTTGAGCTGGCTGGAGCGATTCGTGTGTCGCTGGCGCTGTACAACGACTCCGAGGATCTGGAGCGTTTCTTTGAAGCGCTGGATCAGGCGCTGGAGTTGTTGCGATGA
- a CDS encoding ArsC family reductase has product MTVSSKTLHLFGIKACDTMKKARTWLDEHAVSYDFHDYKTAGIDREHLTQWCDEHGWQTVLNRAGTTFRKLDDERKADLDQSKAIELMLAQPSMIKRPVLDLGDRTLIGFKPDIYAAALK; this is encoded by the coding sequence TTGACCGTTTCAAGTAAAACGTTGCACCTTTTCGGCATCAAAGCCTGCGACACCATGAAGAAGGCGCGCACCTGGCTCGATGAACACGCTGTCAGCTACGACTTTCATGATTACAAAACCGCCGGCATCGACCGTGAGCACCTGACCCAATGGTGTGACGAACACGGCTGGCAAACGGTGTTGAACCGTGCAGGCACGACCTTTCGCAAACTCGACGACGAACGTAAAGCCGATCTCGACCAGTCGAAAGCCATCGAACTGATGCTCGCTCAACCCTCGATGATCAAGCGCCCGGTGCTCGATCTCGGTGACCGAACCCTGATTGGCTTCAAGCCAGATATCTACGCGGCCGCTCTGAAGTAA
- the dapD gene encoding 2,3,4,5-tetrahydropyridine-2,6-dicarboxylate N-succinyltransferase codes for MSNSLFSIAFGVGTQNRQGAWLEVFYAQPLLNPSAELVAAVAPILGYTEGNQAITFTTAQAAQLAEAVKGIDAVQGKLLTRLAESHKPLVATLLAEDAQLTSTPEAYLKLHLLSHRLVKPHGVSLAGIFPLLPNVAWTSQGAIDLSELAEMQLEARLRGDLLEVFSVDKFPKMTDYVVPAGVRIADAARLRLGAYVGEGTTVMHEGFINFNAGTEGPGMIEGRVSAGVFVGKGSDLGGGCSTMGTLSGGGNIVIKVGEGCLIGANAGIGIPLGDRNTVESGLYVTAGTKVALLDENNNLVKVVKARELAGQTDLLFRRNSETGAVECKTHKSAIELNEALHAHN; via the coding sequence ATGTCCAATTCCCTGTTCAGCATCGCCTTTGGTGTCGGCACTCAGAACCGTCAAGGCGCGTGGCTGGAAGTGTTCTACGCACAGCCACTGCTCAATCCTTCGGCCGAACTGGTCGCCGCGGTTGCGCCGATCCTCGGTTACACCGAAGGCAACCAGGCCATCACTTTCACCACCGCCCAGGCAGCGCAGCTGGCTGAAGCCGTGAAAGGCATCGATGCCGTGCAAGGCAAGCTGCTGACCCGTCTGGCCGAGAGCCACAAGCCGCTGGTCGCCACCCTGCTGGCCGAAGACGCACAGCTGACTTCGACACCTGAGGCTTACCTCAAGCTGCACCTGCTGTCGCACCGTCTGGTCAAACCACACGGCGTGAGCCTGGCCGGGATCTTCCCGCTGCTGCCAAACGTCGCATGGACCAGCCAGGGCGCCATCGACCTGAGCGAACTGGCCGAAATGCAACTGGAAGCGCGCCTGCGTGGCGACCTGCTGGAAGTGTTCTCGGTGGACAAGTTCCCGAAAATGACCGACTACGTGGTTCCGGCCGGCGTGCGTATCGCTGACGCCGCGCGTCTGCGCCTGGGCGCTTACGTCGGTGAAGGCACCACCGTGATGCACGAAGGTTTCATCAACTTCAACGCCGGCACCGAAGGCCCGGGCATGATCGAAGGCCGTGTATCCGCTGGCGTATTCGTCGGCAAGGGTTCGGACCTGGGCGGCGGTTGCTCGACCATGGGCACCCTGTCGGGCGGCGGCAACATCGTGATCAAGGTCGGCGAAGGCTGTTTGATCGGCGCCAACGCCGGTATCGGTATTCCGTTGGGCGACCGCAACACCGTTGAGTCGGGCCTGTACGTGACCGCCGGCACCAAGGTCGCGCTGCTCGACGAAAACAACAACCTGGTCAAGGTTGTGAAGGCGCGTGAGCTGGCCGGTCAGACTGACCTGCTGTTCCGTCGCAATTCGGAAACCGGCGCTGTGGAATGCAAAACCCACAAATCGGCGATCGAACTGAACGAAGCGCTGCACGCTCACAACTAA
- a CDS encoding SufE family protein, whose protein sequence is MSLPVEAAEALQTFQNAAGWEQRARLLMQIGDRLPLLDDADKCEANRVHGCESQVWLVGALRDGHWQFNASSDARMIRGLVALLLLRVNGLSAEELQQVDLPDWFNQLGLSRQLSPSRSNGLNAVLQRMRELAPD, encoded by the coding sequence ATGAGCCTGCCGGTCGAGGCAGCCGAAGCGTTGCAGACTTTTCAGAATGCAGCGGGCTGGGAACAGCGGGCGCGGCTGCTGATGCAGATTGGCGATCGCCTGCCGCTGCTGGATGACGCGGACAAGTGCGAAGCCAACCGGGTGCATGGCTGTGAAAGCCAGGTGTGGCTGGTTGGGGCGTTGCGTGACGGTCACTGGCAATTCAACGCGAGCAGCGATGCGCGGATGATTCGCGGGTTGGTGGCGTTGTTGCTGTTGCGGGTCAATGGCTTGTCGGCGGAAGAATTGCAGCAAGTGGATTTGCCGGACTGGTTCAATCAACTCGGCCTTTCGCGCCAGTTATCCCCCTCGCGCAGCAATGGCTTGAATGCCGTGCTGCAGCGAATGCGTGAACTCGCCCCTGACTGA
- the dapC gene encoding succinyldiaminopimelate transaminase gives MNNALNQLQPYPFEKLRALLGTVTPNPDKRPIALSIGEPKHRSPSFVAEALANSLDQMAVYPTTLGIPALREAIAGWCERRFGVPGGWIDPARNVLPVNGTREALFAFTQTVVNRGDDALVVSPNPFYQIYEGAAFLAGAKPHYLPCLDENGFNPDFDAVSPDIWKRCQILFLCSPGNPTGALIPVDTLKKLIALADEYDFVIAADECYSELYFDEQTPPPGLLTACVELGRKDFKRCVVFHSLSKRSNLPGLRSGFVAGDADILKGFLLYRTYHGCAMPVQTQLASVAAWNDEVHVRANRALYREKFDAVLEILSPVMDVQRPDGSFYLWPNVQGDDAAFCRDLFAEEHVTVVPGSYLSREVEGVNPGAGRVRMALVAPLAECVEAAERIRDFISRHK, from the coding sequence ATGAACAACGCTCTGAACCAGCTCCAGCCGTACCCGTTCGAAAAGCTCCGCGCCCTGCTCGGCACCGTGACCCCGAACCCGGATAAACGCCCGATCGCCCTGTCGATCGGCGAGCCGAAACACCGTTCGCCAAGCTTTGTCGCCGAAGCACTGGCCAACAGTCTGGATCAGATGGCGGTGTATCCGACGACCCTCGGTATCCCGGCGCTGCGTGAAGCCATTGCCGGCTGGTGCGAGCGGCGTTTCGGTGTGCCTGGCGGCTGGATCGATCCGGCGCGCAACGTGCTGCCGGTCAACGGCACCCGTGAAGCGTTGTTCGCGTTCACCCAGACCGTGGTCAACCGTGGCGACGACGCGCTGGTGGTCAGCCCGAACCCGTTCTACCAGATCTACGAAGGCGCGGCGTTCCTCGCCGGCGCCAAGCCGCATTACCTGCCGTGCCTCGACGAGAACGGCTTCAACCCGGATTTCGATGCGGTTTCGCCGGACATCTGGAAACGCTGCCAGATCCTGTTCCTCTGCTCGCCGGGCAACCCCACCGGTGCACTGATCCCGGTCGACACCCTGAAAAAACTCATCGCTCTGGCGGATGAATACGACTTCGTGATCGCCGCCGACGAGTGCTACAGCGAGCTGTACTTCGACGAACAGACTCCACCGCCGGGCCTGCTGACGGCCTGCGTCGAACTGGGCCGCAAAGACTTCAAGCGTTGCGTGGTGTTCCATAGCCTGTCCAAGCGTTCCAACCTGCCGGGCCTGCGCTCCGGTTTCGTGGCCGGTGACGCCGACATCCTCAAAGGCTTCCTGCTGTATCGCACCTACCACGGCTGCGCGATGCCGGTACAAACGCAACTGGCCAGCGTGGCGGCGTGGAATGACGAAGTTCATGTGCGCGCCAACCGTGCGCTGTATCGCGAGAAATTCGATGCGGTGCTGGAGATCCTCAGCCCGGTGATGGACGTACAGCGCCCGGATGGCAGCTTTTATCTGTGGCCGAACGTGCAAGGTGATGACGCGGCGTTCTGCCGGGACCTGTTCGCTGAAGAACACGTGACCGTAGTGCCGGGCTCCTATCTCTCCAGGGAAGTGGAAGGCGTCAACCCGGGCGCTGGTCGTGTACGCATGGCACTGGTTGCGCCATTGGCGGAATGCGTGGAGGCCGCAGAACGAATTCGCGACTTTATCAGTCGGCATAAGTAA
- a CDS encoding glycosyltransferase, translated as MSSRKFGLNLVVVLAIAALFTGFWALINRPVSAPNWPEQISGFSYSPFQQGQFPQKDQYPTDDEMRRDLEIMSKLTDNIRIYSVDGSLQDIPKLAEEFGLRVTLGIWISPDQERNEREITRAIELANTSRSVVRVVVGNEAIFRKEITAQELSVLLDRVRAAVKVPVTTSEQWHVWEEHPELAKHVDLIAAHVLPYWEFIPVDKAGQFVFDRARDLKKLFPKKPLLLSEVGWPSNGRMRGGADASPADQAIYLRNLVNKLNRQGFNYFVIEAFDQPWKASDEGSVGAYWGVFNAARQQKFNFEGPVVAIPQWRVLAIGSVVLALLSLTLLMIDGSALRQRGRIFLTFIAFLCGSVLVWIGYDYSLQYSTWFSLTVGFLLALGALGVFIVLLTEAHELAEAVWIHKRRREFLPVEGDSSYRPKVSIHVPCYNEPPEMVKQTLDALAALDYPDYEVLIIDNNTKDPAVWEPVRDYCETLGPRFKFFHVSPLAGFKGGALNYLIPHTAKDAEVIAVIDSDYCVHPNWLKHMVPHFADPKIAVVQSPQDYRDQNESTFKKLCYAEYKGFFHIGMVTRNDRDAIIQHGTMTMTRRSVLEELGWADWCICEDAELGLRVFEKGLSAAYYHNSYGKGLMPDTFIDFKKQRFRWAYGAIQIIKRHTGSLLRGKDTELTRGQRYHFLAGWLPWVADGMNIFFTVGALLWSAAMIIVPQRVDPPLLIFAIPPLALFVFKVGKIIFLYRRAVGVNLKDAFCAALAGLALSHTIAKAVLYGFFTSSIPFFRTPKNADNHGFWVAISEAREELFIMLLLWGAALGIYLVNGMPSNDMRFWVVMLLVQSLPYLAALIMAFLSSLPKPAAAPEPAAA; from the coding sequence ATGTCATCGCGTAAATTTGGACTCAACCTGGTGGTGGTGCTGGCCATCGCCGCCCTGTTCACCGGTTTCTGGGCGCTGATCAACCGCCCGGTTTCCGCGCCGAACTGGCCGGAGCAGATCTCCGGTTTCTCCTATTCGCCGTTCCAGCAAGGACAATTCCCGCAGAAGGATCAGTATCCGACTGACGACGAAATGCGCCGCGACCTGGAGATCATGAGCAAGCTGACGGACAACATCCGCATCTACTCGGTCGACGGCTCACTGCAAGACATCCCGAAACTGGCTGAGGAATTCGGTCTGCGCGTGACGCTGGGGATCTGGATCAGCCCCGATCAGGAACGCAACGAGCGGGAAATCACCCGCGCCATCGAACTGGCCAACACTTCGCGCAGCGTGGTGCGCGTGGTGGTCGGTAACGAAGCGATCTTCCGTAAGGAAATCACCGCCCAAGAACTGAGCGTGCTGCTCGATCGCGTCCGCGCGGCGGTGAAAGTGCCGGTGACCACGTCCGAGCAATGGCACGTCTGGGAAGAACACCCGGAACTGGCCAAACACGTTGACCTGATTGCCGCCCACGTTCTGCCGTACTGGGAGTTCATTCCAGTCGACAAGGCTGGCCAATTTGTTTTCGACCGCGCTCGCGACCTGAAAAAGCTGTTCCCGAAAAAACCGCTGCTGCTCTCCGAGGTCGGCTGGCCGAGCAACGGGCGCATGCGCGGTGGCGCCGATGCGTCGCCGGCGGATCAGGCGATCTACCTGCGCAACCTGGTCAACAAACTTAACCGCCAGGGCTTCAACTACTTCGTGATCGAAGCGTTTGACCAGCCGTGGAAGGCCAGCGACGAAGGCTCGGTCGGCGCGTATTGGGGCGTGTTCAACGCCGCGCGCCAGCAGAAATTCAACTTCGAAGGCCCGGTCGTCGCGATCCCGCAGTGGCGCGTACTGGCCATCGGTTCGGTGGTGCTGGCGCTGTTGTCGCTGACCCTGCTGATGATCGACGGCTCGGCCCTGCGTCAACGTGGGCGGATCTTCCTGACCTTCATCGCGTTTCTCTGCGGTTCGGTATTGGTGTGGATCGGTTACGACTACAGCCTGCAATACAGCACGTGGTTCAGTTTGACCGTCGGATTCCTCTTGGCGCTCGGCGCGCTCGGGGTGTTTATCGTTTTGCTCACCGAAGCGCATGAATTGGCCGAGGCGGTGTGGATTCACAAACGTCGGCGCGAATTCCTGCCCGTCGAAGGCGACTCCAGCTACCGGCCGAAAGTCTCGATCCACGTGCCGTGCTACAACGAGCCGCCGGAGATGGTCAAACAGACCCTCGACGCACTGGCGGCGCTCGATTATCCAGACTACGAAGTCTTGATCATCGACAACAACACCAAGGATCCGGCGGTGTGGGAACCGGTGCGCGACTACTGCGAAACCCTCGGCCCGCGCTTCAAGTTCTTCCACGTCTCGCCCCTGGCCGGTTTCAAGGGCGGCGCACTGAACTACCTGATTCCGCACACCGCCAAGGATGCCGAAGTGATCGCGGTGATCGACTCCGATTACTGCGTACACCCGAACTGGCTCAAGCACATGGTGCCGCACTTCGCCGACCCGAAAATCGCTGTGGTGCAATCGCCGCAGGATTATCGCGACCAGAACGAAAGCACCTTCAAGAAGCTTTGCTACGCCGAATACAAAGGCTTCTTCCACATCGGCATGGTCACCCGTAACGACCGTGACGCGATCATCCAGCACGGCACCATGACCATGACCCGGCGCTCGGTGCTGGAAGAGTTGGGCTGGGCCGACTGGTGCATCTGTGAAGACGCCGAACTCGGTCTGCGTGTTTTCGAGAAAGGCCTGTCGGCGGCGTATTACCACAACAGCTACGGCAAGGGTCTGATGCCGGATACCTTCATAGACTTCAAGAAACAGCGTTTCCGCTGGGCCTACGGTGCGATCCAGATCATCAAGCGCCACACCGGCAGCCTGCTGCGCGGCAAGGACACCGAGCTGACGCGCGGCCAGCGTTACCACTTCCTTGCCGGCTGGCTGCCGTGGGTCGCGGACGGCATGAACATCTTCTTCACCGTCGGCGCGCTGTTGTGGTCGGCGGCGATGATCATCGTGCCGCAACGGGTTGATCCGCCACTGCTGATCTTCGCAATCCCGCCGCTGGCATTGTTCGTGTTCAAGGTCGGCAAGATCATCTTCCTCTACCGTCGCGCCGTCGGCGTGAACCTGAAAGATGCGTTCTGCGCGGCGCTGGCCGGACTGGCGTTGTCGCACACCATCGCCAAAGCGGTGCTGTACGGCTTCTTCACCAGCAGCATTCCGTTCTTCCGCACGCCGAAAAACGCCGACAACCATGGCTTCTGGGTGGCGATTTCCGAGGCTCGGGAAGAGCTGTTCATCATGCTGCTGTTGTGGGGCGCGGCGCTGGGGATCTATCTGGTCAACGGCATGCCGAGCAACGACATGCGTTTCTGGGTGGTGATGTTGCTGGTGCAGTCGCTGCCGTATCTGGCGGCGCTGATCATGGCGTTCCTGTCGTCGCTGCCCAAACCTGCGGCTGCGCCTGAGCCGGCTGCCGCATAA
- a CDS encoding M12 family metallopeptidase yields MHNYHFVKMMRPGLKVSPSTNQLTTAVRHKRSVTHPNWLWENASTVTFSFKEDVPADLRLRIEYCIRQWEPYISLALELVEDGQGQIRIAVEGEASHSQLGTNALLLAQEEPTMVLGIKTDSPLFEKIVLHEFGHALGFHHAHLHPDANIPWDKPTIYAVMAKEGWDKEDVDENYFNRLPAHAVYGAYDKHSVMHYGVPGAWTFNRLNIEETRTLSEGDKNFARTIYPALDYRALPT; encoded by the coding sequence ATGCACAACTATCACTTTGTAAAAATGATGCGACCGGGGCTGAAGGTATCCCCTTCTACCAACCAACTCACAACAGCAGTGCGCCACAAACGTTCTGTGACACACCCGAATTGGCTCTGGGAAAATGCCAGTACTGTCACCTTTTCTTTCAAGGAAGATGTCCCCGCCGACCTGCGACTACGCATCGAGTATTGTATTCGGCAATGGGAACCGTATATCAGCCTGGCCCTTGAACTCGTGGAAGATGGCCAAGGCCAGATCCGAATTGCAGTAGAAGGCGAAGCCAGTCATTCACAACTCGGCACAAACGCGCTGTTGCTTGCCCAGGAAGAGCCGACCATGGTTCTGGGAATAAAGACTGACTCTCCTCTATTCGAAAAGATAGTGCTGCATGAATTCGGGCATGCACTGGGATTTCATCATGCGCACCTTCACCCGGACGCCAATATCCCATGGGACAAACCGACCATCTATGCCGTAATGGCAAAGGAAGGCTGGGATAAAGAAGATGTCGATGAGAACTACTTCAACCGCCTTCCGGCTCACGCAGTCTACGGTGCCTACGATAAACATTCAGTCATGCATTACGGGGTACCCGGCGCCTGGACGTTCAATAGACTGAATATCGAAGAGACCAGGACGCTGAGCGAAGGCGACAAAAACTTCGCCAGAACAATCTATCCTGCCCTCGACTACCGGGCACTGCCTACTTGA
- a CDS encoding Na+/H+ antiporter, translating to MQTAYTVLILLMLVSVSRLVGRVIPLPLPLVQIAAGALLAWPTLGLHVALDPELFLFLFLPPLLFSDGWRMPKREFWRLRGPILTLAVGLVLFTVVGAGYFIHWLLPSIPLPVAFALAAVLSPTDAVAVSAISQNRLPTPLMHMLQGEALMNDASGLVTFKFALAAAVTGVFSLTNASLTFVVVALGGLAVGVALSWLVGRLRAWMIARGWDDPATHVVFMLLLPFAAYVLAERLGVSGILSAVAAGMMQSWLDLLPRQTSTRLLNRSVWSLLEFAFNGLIFLLLGLQLPDIIKAVVSHEPTLWPTLLYRCLDVVAIFLALVLLRFIWVQSIWRLSVLLRRLRGKGELTQVPTARSCWLLTVGGVRGAVTLAGVMSVPMLMGADAFPERDLLIFIAAGVILLSLVSACIALPLLLRGIEKSPDDKRRQEVRDAWRKTAEAAIHALETQETTPQDAAQAALSAELKARIMSEYRHQLEVFNDSAEAQALAFQMDLLERRLRLKALRAQRLELYNLSRQHQIGDDVLREVLGELDLSEANLGQVK from the coding sequence ATGCAAACTGCTTATACCGTCCTGATCCTGCTGATGCTGGTCAGCGTTTCGCGGTTGGTCGGACGGGTCATCCCGCTGCCACTGCCTCTGGTACAAATTGCCGCCGGTGCGTTGTTGGCCTGGCCGACCCTCGGCCTGCATGTGGCCCTTGATCCCGAACTGTTTCTGTTTCTGTTCCTGCCGCCGCTGTTGTTTTCCGACGGTTGGCGCATGCCCAAACGCGAGTTCTGGCGTCTGCGCGGGCCGATCCTGACGCTGGCCGTCGGGCTGGTGCTGTTCACGGTGGTCGGCGCTGGCTATTTCATTCATTGGTTGTTGCCGTCAATTCCGTTGCCGGTCGCCTTCGCCCTGGCGGCGGTGCTGTCGCCGACGGACGCCGTGGCGGTGTCGGCCATTTCGCAGAATCGCTTGCCCACGCCGCTGATGCATATGCTGCAGGGCGAAGCGCTGATGAACGATGCTTCGGGTCTGGTGACGTTTAAATTTGCCCTGGCGGCGGCAGTGACTGGCGTGTTTTCGCTGACCAATGCGAGTCTGACCTTCGTCGTGGTAGCGCTCGGCGGGCTGGCGGTCGGCGTGGCGCTGAGCTGGCTGGTCGGGCGCTTGCGGGCGTGGATGATCGCCCGTGGCTGGGATGATCCGGCAACTCACGTGGTGTTCATGTTGCTGCTGCCGTTCGCGGCTTACGTGTTGGCCGAACGTCTTGGCGTCTCGGGCATACTCTCGGCCGTCGCGGCGGGGATGATGCAGAGCTGGCTCGATCTGTTGCCACGGCAGACCAGCACCCGGCTGCTCAATCGCAGCGTCTGGTCGCTGCTGGAGTTCGCTTTCAACGGGCTGATTTTCCTTCTGCTCGGCCTGCAATTGCCGGACATCATCAAAGCCGTGGTCAGCCACGAGCCGACGTTGTGGCCGACCCTGTTATATCGCTGTCTGGATGTCGTGGCGATTTTCCTCGCCCTGGTATTGCTGCGGTTTATCTGGGTGCAGAGCATCTGGCGTTTGTCTGTGCTGCTGCGCCGTTTGCGTGGCAAGGGCGAGCTGACGCAGGTGCCGACCGCGCGCTCCTGCTGGCTGCTGACGGTCGGTGGTGTGCGCGGTGCGGTGACGCTGGCGGGTGTGATGTCGGTGCCGATGTTGATGGGGGCCGATGCTTTTCCCGAGCGTGACCTGTTGATCTTCATCGCTGCCGGGGTGATTTTGCTGTCGCTGGTGTCGGCGTGTATCGCACTGCCGCTGTTGCTGCGTGGCATAGAAAAGAGCCCCGATGACAAGCGTCGGCAGGAAGTGCGTGACGCCTGGCGCAAAACCGCAGAAGCGGCGATTCATGCGCTGGAGACACAGGAAACCACCCCGCAGGACGCTGCTCAGGCGGCTCTGTCAGCAGAACTGAAGGCGCGGATCATGTCCGAATATCGCCATCAGCTTGAGGTGTTCAATGACTCGGCAGAAGCTCAGGCGCTGGCGTTCCAGATGGATCTGCTGGAGCGCCGTTTGCGTCTGAAGGCGCTGCGAGCGCAACGCCTTGAACTCTATAACCTCAGTCGTCAACACCAGATCGGTGACGACGTATTGCGCGAGGTTTTGGGGGAGCTTGATTTGAGTGAGGCGAATCTGGGGCAGGTCAAGTAG
- a CDS encoding M12 family metallopeptidase → MHTLKPCLLLGVNDPIASYRSAINENPKNMANKQTGKVSARATALNTKFWNPSRTLTISFMDNPPAALKDAIKALIREWADYISLPLVFIEGKQGIIRIKTATDQNASQIGTDALAIDAKEPTLFISSRPTDFDFRTVVLHEFGHALGLHHEHLHPDANIPWNKAKVYEEYAKKWGMDKNAVDLNLFTPISEASTITDYDKTSIMHYPVEKELTDGRFEVPMNTELSHHDKHIVSHLYPVEHSDGGSCERP, encoded by the coding sequence GTGCACACACTCAAACCCTGCCTACTACTTGGTGTTAATGATCCAATAGCCAGTTATCGTTCTGCCATTAACGAAAACCCGAAAAACATGGCCAACAAACAAACAGGCAAAGTATCGGCTCGCGCCACCGCACTCAATACTAAGTTCTGGAACCCGTCACGAACATTGACCATTTCATTTATGGACAATCCGCCCGCCGCCCTGAAAGACGCCATTAAAGCATTGATCCGGGAATGGGCGGACTATATCAGCCTGCCATTAGTCTTTATTGAGGGAAAGCAAGGCATTATCAGGATCAAAACCGCCACGGACCAGAATGCATCGCAGATTGGCACCGATGCACTCGCCATCGATGCAAAAGAACCGACCCTGTTCATTTCTTCGCGGCCGACGGACTTTGATTTCAGAACCGTTGTTTTGCATGAGTTTGGCCATGCTCTGGGTTTGCATCATGAACACCTGCATCCGGATGCCAATATTCCCTGGAACAAGGCCAAGGTCTATGAAGAGTACGCAAAAAAATGGGGCATGGACAAAAACGCTGTAGACCTGAACCTGTTCACACCGATCAGTGAAGCAAGCACCATTACGGATTATGACAAAACCTCGATCATGCACTATCCGGTCGAGAAAGAGCTGACCGACGGCCGGTTCGAAGTACCGATGAACACGGAACTGAGCCACCATGACAAGCATATCGTCAGTCATTTATATCCGGTTGAGCACTCGGACGGCGGCTCCTGCGAACGCCCTTGA